From a region of the Castanea sativa cultivar Marrone di Chiusa Pesio chromosome 10, ASM4071231v1 genome:
- the LOC142613039 gene encoding uncharacterized protein LOC142613039, with protein MEWGFVHKVWDKWASNNISSSSGEPLKAALLINYDPTGPSRLLSTIAKQEGIKVNPIELSQFVDFIKCDKLQTETFIIGPNQYLVTSIHENWFCARCMNTSKPAGEGAIIMQTAAFLLVALYDGSIGSASRAMAAVDQFAWQLGRRNL; from the exons ATGGAATGGGGTTTCGTACATAAAGTTTGGGACAAGTGGGCTTCTAACAATATCTCCTCTTCTTCTG GTGAGCCCTTGAAAGCTGCTCTTCTAATTAACTATGACCCAACTGGACCCTCTCGCTTGTTGTCTACAAT TGCAAAACAAGAAGGAATTAAAGTAAATCCCATTGAATTGAGCCAATTTGTGGATTTCATCAAGTGTGACAAACTCCAAACTGAGACCTTCATTATTGGGCCAAACCAGT ACTTGGTCACTTCAATTCATGAGAATTGGTTCTGTGCAAGGTGCATGAACACTTCAAAACCTGCTGGTGAAGGTGCTATTATCATGCAAACAGCAGCATTCCTCTTGGTTGCATT GTATGATGGTTCTATTGGATCAGCATCACGTGCTATGGCGGCTGTTGATCAGTTTGCATGGCAATTAGGTCGAAGAAATCTTTAA
- the LOC142613038 gene encoding pectin acetylesterase 8-like isoform X2, with amino-acid sequence MYQLLLLRMRWQKELTYGAVCLDGSPPAYHWDKGFGAGINNWLVHLEGGGWCNNVTLCLNRSETRLGSSKHMDKSANFTGILSRVQNYNPDFYNWNRIKIRYCDGASFTGDIEAVDPATNLHFRGARIWPAVIEDLLSKGMKDAKNAFLSGCSAGGLASILHCDSFRALIPSGAKVKCLSDAGYFINVNDISGARHIEEFYSQVVATHGSAKNLPSSCTSKIKPELCFFPQNVAHEIKTPIIFVNAAYDSWQIKNILVPTIVDPHGTWHYCRRNIKNCSDNQIQTMQGFRLDFLKALENAGNSSSKGLFIDSCYDHCQTELQETWLFDDSPLLAKTTIAKAVGDWYYDRRPFQKIDCPYPCNPTCHNLVTI; translated from the exons ATGTATCAATTACTATTGTTGAGGATGCGGTGGCAAAAGGAGCTG ACATATGGAGCAGTTTGTCTGGATGGAAGTCCGCCAGCTTATCACTGGGATAAGGGATTTGGTGCAGGAATTAACAATTGGTTGGTTCACCTTGAG GGAGGTGGATGGTGCAACAATGTCACCCTCTGTCTTAATCGTTCAGAAACTCGTTTAGGTTCATCTAAGCATATGGACAAGTCAGCTAATTTCACTGGGATTCTGAGTAGAGTCCAAAATTATAATCCTG ACTTCTACAACTGGAACAGAATTAAGATTAGATACTGTGATGGGGCATCATTTACTGGTGATATAGAAGCAGTCGATCCA GCTACTAATCTTCACTTCAGAGGAGCAAGAATTTGGCCTGCAGTAATTGAGGACCTATTATCAAAAGGAATGAAAGATGCAAAAAAT GCTTTTCTCTCTGGTTGTTCGGCTGGTGGATTGGCTTCTATTTTGCATTGTGATAGCTTCCGAGCTCTCATACCTAGTGGTGCTAAAGTTAAATGCCTATCAGATGCTGGTTACTTCATCAATGT GAATGATATTTCCGGAGCACGACACATTGAAGAATTCTACAGTCAAGTGGTTGCAACGCAT GGTTCAGCAAAGAATTTGCCTTCATCATGcacttcaaaaataaaaccagAGTTG TGTTTCTTTCCCCAAAATGTGGCACATGAAATTAAAACAccaataatttttgtaaatgCAGCCTATGATTCATGGCAG ATTAAAAACATTTTGGTACCAACTATAGTTGATCCTCATGGCACCTGGCATTACTGCAGACGTAATATAAAGAACTGCTCGGacaatcaaattcaaaccaTGCAAG GTTTTAGGCTTGACTTCTTAAAAGCATTGGAAAATGCTGGCAACTCTTCATCTAAGGGACTATTTATCGACTCTTGCTATGACCACTGCCAAACCGAATTGCAGGAGACTTGGTTATTTGATGATTCTCCATTGCTGGCTAAAACG ACAATTGCAAAGGCTGTTGGAGACTGGTATTATGACCGAAGGCCCTTCCAAAAGATAGATTGCCCTTACCCTTGCAACCCCACTTGCCACAACCTTGTTACCATTTAA
- the LOC142613038 gene encoding pectin acetylesterase 8-like isoform X1, producing the protein MAGTRLIQWLNLLVWALVVLKIEGANVSITIVEDAVAKGAVCLDGSPPAYHWDKGFGAGINNWLVHLEGGGWCNNVTLCLNRSETRLGSSKHMDKSANFTGILSRVQNYNPDFYNWNRIKIRYCDGASFTGDIEAVDPATNLHFRGARIWPAVIEDLLSKGMKDAKNAFLSGCSAGGLASILHCDSFRALIPSGAKVKCLSDAGYFINVNDISGARHIEEFYSQVVATHGSAKNLPSSCTSKIKPELCFFPQNVAHEIKTPIIFVNAAYDSWQIKNILVPTIVDPHGTWHYCRRNIKNCSDNQIQTMQGFRLDFLKALENAGNSSSKGLFIDSCYDHCQTELQETWLFDDSPLLAKTTIAKAVGDWYYDRRPFQKIDCPYPCNPTCHNLVTI; encoded by the exons ATGGCTGGGACAAGATTAATCCAATGGTTGAATCTTCTAGTATGGGCACTAGTAGTGCTCAAAATAGAAGGTGCTAATGTATCAATTACTATTGTTGAGGATGCGGTGGCAAAAGGAGCTG TTTGTCTGGATGGAAGTCCGCCAGCTTATCACTGGGATAAGGGATTTGGTGCAGGAATTAACAATTGGTTGGTTCACCTTGAG GGAGGTGGATGGTGCAACAATGTCACCCTCTGTCTTAATCGTTCAGAAACTCGTTTAGGTTCATCTAAGCATATGGACAAGTCAGCTAATTTCACTGGGATTCTGAGTAGAGTCCAAAATTATAATCCTG ACTTCTACAACTGGAACAGAATTAAGATTAGATACTGTGATGGGGCATCATTTACTGGTGATATAGAAGCAGTCGATCCA GCTACTAATCTTCACTTCAGAGGAGCAAGAATTTGGCCTGCAGTAATTGAGGACCTATTATCAAAAGGAATGAAAGATGCAAAAAAT GCTTTTCTCTCTGGTTGTTCGGCTGGTGGATTGGCTTCTATTTTGCATTGTGATAGCTTCCGAGCTCTCATACCTAGTGGTGCTAAAGTTAAATGCCTATCAGATGCTGGTTACTTCATCAATGT GAATGATATTTCCGGAGCACGACACATTGAAGAATTCTACAGTCAAGTGGTTGCAACGCAT GGTTCAGCAAAGAATTTGCCTTCATCATGcacttcaaaaataaaaccagAGTTG TGTTTCTTTCCCCAAAATGTGGCACATGAAATTAAAACAccaataatttttgtaaatgCAGCCTATGATTCATGGCAG ATTAAAAACATTTTGGTACCAACTATAGTTGATCCTCATGGCACCTGGCATTACTGCAGACGTAATATAAAGAACTGCTCGGacaatcaaattcaaaccaTGCAAG GTTTTAGGCTTGACTTCTTAAAAGCATTGGAAAATGCTGGCAACTCTTCATCTAAGGGACTATTTATCGACTCTTGCTATGACCACTGCCAAACCGAATTGCAGGAGACTTGGTTATTTGATGATTCTCCATTGCTGGCTAAAACG ACAATTGCAAAGGCTGTTGGAGACTGGTATTATGACCGAAGGCCCTTCCAAAAGATAGATTGCCCTTACCCTTGCAACCCCACTTGCCACAACCTTGTTACCATTTAA